From a region of the Pogona vitticeps strain Pit_001003342236 chromosome 7, PviZW2.1, whole genome shotgun sequence genome:
- the LOC140701725 gene encoding intraflagellar transport protein 22 homolog isoform X3 has protein sequence MLKVKILFVGPSEAGKSVLANFLSESTEGIGTYIPTQGVRILEYENPQIGGNGKGARCRFELWDCGGDQKFETCWPALVKDAHGVVVVFNPGLPSHVKEIEMWHSYFVQQQQLLESQCLLIAHRKPGSGGDPENLNLRNRKL, from the exons ATGCTGAAGGTGAAAATCCTCTTCGTTGGCCCCAGCGAG GCTGGAAAATCTGTTTTAGCGAACTTCTTATCAGAAAGCACGGAGGGGATTGGCACCTACATCCCAACCCAAGGAGTAAG aatcCTAGAATATGAGAATCCCCAAATTGGTGGAAACGGCAAAGGAGCCAGGTGTCGATTTGAACTGTGGGATTGTGGTGGGGATCAAAA ATTCGAGACTTGTTGGCCAGCTCTGGTGAAGGATGCTCACGGGGTCGTCGTGGTCTTCAACCCTGGCTTGCCCAGCCACGTGAAGGAAATCGAGATGTGGCATTCGTACTttgtccagcagcagcagctgcttgaGAGCCAGTGCTTGCTCATTGCCCATCGCAAGCCAGGCAGTGGGGGAGACCCAGAGAACCTCAACTTGC gtaaTAGAAAGCTGTAA
- the LOC140701725 gene encoding intraflagellar transport protein 22 homolog isoform X1, which produces MLKVKILFVGPSEAGKSVLANFLSESTEGIGTYIPTQGVRILEYENPQIGGNGKGARCRFELWDCGGDQKFETCWPALVKDAHGVVVVFNPGLPSHVKEIEMWHSYFVQQQQLLESQCLLIAHRKPGSGGDPENLNLPSPLNRLQLGRV; this is translated from the exons ATGCTGAAGGTGAAAATCCTCTTCGTTGGCCCCAGCGAG GCTGGAAAATCTGTTTTAGCGAACTTCTTATCAGAAAGCACGGAGGGGATTGGCACCTACATCCCAACCCAAGGAGTAAG aatcCTAGAATATGAGAATCCCCAAATTGGTGGAAACGGCAAAGGAGCCAGGTGTCGATTTGAACTGTGGGATTGTGGTGGGGATCAAAA ATTCGAGACTTGTTGGCCAGCTCTGGTGAAGGATGCTCACGGGGTCGTCGTGGTCTTCAACCCTGGCTTGCCCAGCCACGTGAAGGAAATCGAGATGTGGCATTCGTACTttgtccagcagcagcagctgcttgaGAGCCAGTGCTTGCTCATTGCCCATCGCAAGCCAGGCAGTGGGGGAGACCCAGAGAACCTCAACTTGC CTTCCCCACTCAATAGGTTGCAGCTGGGCAGGGTGTGA
- the LOC140701725 gene encoding intraflagellar transport protein 22 homolog isoform X2: protein MLKVKILFVGPSEAGKSVLANFLSESTEGIGTYIPTQGVRILEYENPQIGGNGKGARCRFELWDCGGDQKFETCWPALVKDAHGVVVVFNPGLPSHVKEIEMWHSYFVQQQQLLESQCLLIAHRKPGSGGDPENLNLRKAIKVFIP, encoded by the exons ATGCTGAAGGTGAAAATCCTCTTCGTTGGCCCCAGCGAG GCTGGAAAATCTGTTTTAGCGAACTTCTTATCAGAAAGCACGGAGGGGATTGGCACCTACATCCCAACCCAAGGAGTAAG aatcCTAGAATATGAGAATCCCCAAATTGGTGGAAACGGCAAAGGAGCCAGGTGTCGATTTGAACTGTGGGATTGTGGTGGGGATCAAAA ATTCGAGACTTGTTGGCCAGCTCTGGTGAAGGATGCTCACGGGGTCGTCGTGGTCTTCAACCCTGGCTTGCCCAGCCACGTGAAGGAAATCGAGATGTGGCATTCGTACTttgtccagcagcagcagctgcttgaGAGCCAGTGCTTGCTCATTGCCCATCGCAAGCCAGGCAGTGGGGGAGACCCAGAGAACCTCAACTTGCGTAAGGCCATCAAAGTTTTTATTCCTTAA